Proteins found in one Polyodon spathula isolate WHYD16114869_AA chromosome 10, ASM1765450v1, whole genome shotgun sequence genomic segment:
- the LOC121321485 gene encoding very-long-chain (3R)-3-hydroxyacyl-CoA dehydratase 2-like: protein MAAPAAKGTSRTAQNDVASIKKKGPGALATAYLVIYNVVMTAGWLVIAIGLVRAYLSKGSYHGLYYSIERPLKFFQTGALLEILHCAVGIVPSSVVLTGFQVMSRVFLTWAVTHSVREVQNEDSVLLFVVAWTVTEIIRYSFYTFSLLNHLPYLIKWARYTLFIVLYPMGVTGELLTIYAALPYVQKTGLYSVTLPNKYNFSFDYYTFLILVMVSYIPLFPQLYFHMMRQRKKVLASGEEHQKSN, encoded by the exons ATGGCAGCACCTGCAGCTAAGGGGACCAGCAGAACAGCTCAAAATGATGTGGCTTCAATAAAGAAGAAAGGACCGGGAGCCCTCGCTACAGCCTACCTGGTCATCTACAATGTGGTGATGACGGCGGG GTGGCTTGTTATAGCTATTGGTTTGGTGCGTGCATATCTTTCCAAAGGCAGTTACCATGGCCTATATTACTCAATAGAGAGGCCCTTGAAATTCTTCCAGACTGGAGCACTCCTCGAG ATTTTACACTGTGCTGTAG GAATCGTTCCCTCGTCCGTGGTTCTGACTGGATTCCAAGTTATGTCCCGAGTCTTCCTTACCTGGGCAGTCACCCACAGTGTGAGAGAG GTACAAAATGAAGACAGTGTTCTGCTTTTTGTAGTTGCTTGGACAGTAACAGAAATCATCCGCTATTCCTTTTACACCTTCAGCCTCCTAAACCACCTCCCGTACCTCATCAAGTGGGCCAG GTACACTCTGTTCATTGTTCTGTACCCCATGGGTGTGACTGGTGAGCTGCTCACAATATACGCTGCTCTGCCCTACGTCCAGAAGACCGGCTTGTACTCTGTAACGCTGCCCAACAAGTACAACTTTTCCTTTGACTACTACACCTTCCTCATTCTCGTAATGGTCTCGTACATCCCAC TTTTCCCTCAGCTGTACTTTCACATGATGAGACAAAGAAAGAAGGTATTGGCAAGTGGGGAGGAGCATCAGAAGAGCAATTAA
- the LOC121322393 gene encoding vacuolar protein sorting-associated protein 16 homolog has protein sequence MAFVTANWNPLGEAFYRKIELYEMVWNLREGLKDCLIAAAPYGGPIALLKESQRRERSASARPLLEIYSAAGVAMASFPWKSGVVVHIGWTVSDDLLCIQEDGTVLIYDMFGNFRRHFSMGNEVLQNQVIEAKVFHSAYGTGVAIVTGAFRFTLAANIDDLKLRRLPEVPGLQVAPSCWAVLMQDRQTKVVLASGKDLYMLDNTACTLVTPPGIDPQVSSYFQMAASFSYKYLALFTDTGHVWMGTSNLKEKLSEFDTKVRSPPKQMVWCRRPKSQQPSVVLMWDRLLLVAGKCRESIKYHLDEESFLVPELDGVRIVSRSFHEFLHEVPGACEEIFKIASMAPGALLLEAHKEYEKESQKADEYLREIKEQNLLPEAVRQCVEAAGFEHEPETQKILLRASSFGKCFLSNFPPELFVGMCLDLRVLNAVRDYSVGIPLTYSQYKQMTVQVLIDRLVFRRLYPLAIEICRYLKIPEFQGVSRVLKHWACFKVQQKEDPDDVIACAINQKLGDTAGISYSEIAARAYECGRTELAIKLLEFEPRSGEQVPLLLKMKRSQLALSKAIESGDTDLVYMVVTYLKSEMNRGDFFMTLRNQPVALSLYRQFCKHQEQNTLKDLFNQDDDHQELGNFYVRASYGEGSVKARMAALQNAVDEFNKAKNEFSAKATEEQMKLLRWQCRFQEEFDKPYLDCSLHETVRSLLEDGKHKQAEQLYKDFHIPDKRFWWLKISALAEKEDWEELEKFSKSKKSPIGYLPFVEICVKHHNKYEAKKYVSKVTLEQKVKAHLALGDLEQAVEAAIERRSESDLNLVLSRCIPTTDRALLDKINHARAGVLKK, from the exons ATGGCTTTTGTGACAGCAAACTGGAACCCGCTGGGGGAAGCGTTTTACAG GAAGATCGAGCTGTATGAAATGGTTTGGAACCTCCGAGAAGGGCTGAAGGACTGCCTCATTGCAGCCGCCCCGTACGGGGGCCCTATAG CCCTGCTGAAGGAGAGTCAGAGACGGGAGCGCTCTGCCAGTGCCAGGCCCCTGCTTGAGATCTACTCAGCTGCCGGAGTGGCCATGGCCAGCTTCCCG TGGAAGAGTGGTGTGGTGGTGCACATTGGCTGGACTGTCAGTGATGACCTGCTGTGCATCCAGGAGGACGGCACCGTGCTGATCTACGACATGTTCGGCAACTTCCGCCGGCACTTCAGCATGGGCAAT GAAGTGCTGCAAAATCAAGTGATCGAAGCCAAGGTGTTCCACTCTGCCTATGGAACAGGGGTTGCCATAGTGACCGGAGCGTTCCGGTTCACCCTGGCTGCCAACATTGATGACCTAAAACTGCGCCGCCTGCCAGAAGTCCCAG GCCTGCAGGTGGCACCCTCGTGCTGGGCCGTGCTGATGCAGGACAGACAAACCAAGGTGGTGCTGGCCAGCGGGAAAGACCTGTACATGCTGGACAACACAGCCTGCACTCTAGTG ACCCCCCCAGGGATAGACCCCCAGGTTAGCAGCTACTTCCAGATGGCAGCGTCCTTCAGCTACAAGTACCTGGCACTGTTCACAGACACCGGGCACGTGTGGATGGGCACCTCCAACCTCAAG GAGAAGCTCAGTGAGTTTGACACCAAAGTCCGCAGCCCACCGAAGCAGATGGTGTG GTGCCGCAGACCCAAGAGCCAGCAGCCCTCCGTGGTTCTGATGTGGGACAGACTGCTCCTGGTGGCTGGGAAGTGCAGAGAGAGCATCAA GTACCACCTGGATGAGGAATCGTTCCTGGTCCCAGAGCTGGACGGGGTTCGAATCGTGAGTCGCAGCTTCCACGAGTTCCTGCACGAGGTGCCAG GTGCCTGTGAGGAGATCTTCAAGATCGCCTCGATGGCTCCGGGGGCTCTGCTGCTGGAGGCACACAAAGAGTACGAG AAGGAGAGTCAGAAGGCAGACGAGTACCTCCGGGAAATCAAAGAGCAGAACCTCCTTCCTGAGGCAGTGAGGCAGTGTGTGGAGGCAGCCGGCTTTGAGCACGAGCCAGAGACACAGAAAATCCTGCTCAGG GCCTCCTCCTTTGGGAAGTGCTTTCTCAGTAACTTCCCCCCCGAGTTGTTTGTGGGGATGTGTCTGGACCTGCGAGTCCTCAATGCGGTGCGAGACTACAGCGTGGGAATCCCGCTCACTTACTCACA ATACAAACAGATGACTGTGCAGGTGCTGATTGACAG GCTGGTGTTCCGCCGGCTCTACCCGCTTGCCATCGAGATCTGCCGCTACCTGAAGATCCCTGAGTTCCAGGGGGTGAGCAGGGTGCTGAAACACTGGGCCTGCTTCAAG GTACAGCAGAAGGAGGACCCTGATGATGTCATAGCTTGCGCCATCAACCAGAAGCTGGGTGACACGGCGGGCATCTCGTACTCCGAGATCGCAGCGAGGGCATACGAGTGTGGCAGGACTGAGCTGGCCATCAAG CTCCTGGAGTTTGAACCCCGGTCAGGAGAGCAGGTGCCTCTATTGCTGAAGATGAAGAGAAGCCAGCTGGCCCTTAGCAAAGCCATTGAGAGCGGGGACACTGACCTGG TGTACATGGTGGTGACCTACCTGAAGAGTGAGATGAACCGTGGGGATTTCTTCATGACTCTGCGGAACCAGCCAGTCGCACTCAGCCTCTACAGACAG TTCTGTAAGCACCAGGAGCAGAACACGCTGAAGGACCTCTTCAACCAGGACGATGATCACCAGGAACTGGGCAATTTCTACGTGCGAGCCAGCTACGGGGAGGGG agcgTCAAGGCTCGGATGGCAGCGCTGCAAAATGCCGTGGACGAGTTTAACAAAGCCAAGAACGAGTTCTCTGCCAAG GCTACGGAGGAGCAGATGAAACTACTGCGGTGGCAGTGTCGCTTCCAGGAGGAGTTTGACAAGCCCTACCTGGACTGCTCCCTCCATGAGACTGTGCGCTCGCTGCTGGAGGACGGCAAGCACAAGCAAGCAGAGCAGCTGTACAAGGACTTCCACATCCCGGACAAGAG GTTCTGGTGGTTGAAGATCTCTGCTCTGGCCGAGAAGGAGGACTGGGAGGAGCTGGAGAAGTTCTCCAAGAGTAAGAAGTCTCCGATAGGGTACCTG cCTTTTGTAGAGATCTGTGTAAAGCACCACAACAAGTACGAAGCGAAGAAGTACGTGTCAAAAGTGACCCTGGAGCAGAAAGTGAAGGCTCATCTAGCGCTGGG GGATCTGGAGCAGGCAGTTGAGGCTGCGATTGAGAGGAGGAGTGAGAGCGACTTGAACCTGGTCCTGTCACGCTGCATCCCCACCACCGACCGGGCCCTGCTGGACAAAATCAACCACGCACGGGCCGGAGTGCTCAAGAAATAA